A stretch of the Poseidonibacter parvus genome encodes the following:
- the argS gene encoding arginine--tRNA ligase, whose amino-acid sequence MQNLVKEYIESILETSVVLEKPKDVSFGHYATPVAFSLAKELRKSPMIIANDLALKFENSTMFEKVEAVKGFINFKLSASFLQELVDTSLKSGNEFAKEETKKEKILLEYVSANPTGPLHIGHARGAIQGDTIARVGRHLGFDITTEYYVNDAGSQMDMLGLSIALAAREFIFKEEVQYPETYYRGEYLEEIAPAVIEKFGADALRDESRYKEIAFFAKDLVMDIITSDLKDLGIEFDTFVSEKSLYSSWDETRKVLENNDSLYTKDEKVWIRSTNIGDDVDRVVVRDNGVPTYLAGDIIYHKNKYDRGFDEYINIWGADHHGYIKRVKAAIEFLGNDSSKLEVLLSQMVSLLKGGEPYKMSKRAGNVILMSDITKEIGSDALRFVFLTKKSDTHLEFDLDRLTNQDSSNPIFYINYAHARINQVFKKAELTFDDIKDESFENLNQDGLNLIYESLLLGSVLNEAFAKREMQKVTEYLTSLAASVHKFYNDHKVVGSAEQNMYLKALSMSALSIRVGLDLLGIKAKDKM is encoded by the coding sequence TTGCAAAATTTAGTAAAAGAATACATTGAAAGTATATTAGAAACTAGCGTTGTTCTTGAGAAACCAAAAGATGTGTCTTTTGGTCATTATGCAACTCCTGTTGCATTCTCACTTGCCAAAGAATTAAGAAAATCTCCAATGATTATTGCAAATGATTTAGCCTTAAAATTTGAAAACTCAACTATGTTTGAAAAAGTGGAAGCAGTAAAAGGTTTTATAAACTTTAAACTTTCAGCTTCATTTTTACAAGAATTAGTTGATACTTCTTTAAAAAGTGGAAATGAATTTGCAAAAGAAGAAACAAAAAAAGAAAAAATTCTTTTAGAGTATGTTTCAGCAAACCCAACTGGTCCTCTTCACATAGGTCATGCACGTGGTGCAATTCAAGGTGATACAATTGCACGTGTTGGAAGACACTTAGGTTTTGATATTACAACTGAATACTATGTAAATGATGCAGGTTCTCAAATGGATATGCTAGGACTTTCTATTGCTTTAGCTGCTAGAGAATTTATCTTTAAAGAAGAAGTACAATACCCTGAAACTTATTATAGAGGTGAATACTTAGAAGAAATTGCGCCAGCAGTAATTGAAAAATTTGGAGCTGATGCACTAAGAGATGAATCTAGATATAAAGAAATTGCATTTTTCGCAAAAGATTTAGTTATGGATATTATCACAAGTGATTTAAAAGATTTAGGTATTGAGTTTGACACTTTTGTATCTGAAAAATCACTTTATTCTTCTTGGGATGAAACAAGAAAAGTATTAGAAAATAATGATTCACTTTATACTAAAGATGAAAAGGTTTGGATTCGTTCAACTAATATTGGTGATGATGTAGATAGAGTTGTTGTAAGAGATAATGGAGTTCCAACTTATCTTGCTGGTGACATTATTTACCATAAAAATAAATATGATAGAGGTTTTGACGAATATATTAATATTTGGGGAGCTGATCATCATGGTTATATCAAAAGAGTTAAAGCTGCAATTGAGTTTTTAGGAAATGATTCTTCTAAACTTGAGGTACTTTTATCTCAAATGGTTTCACTTTTAAAAGGTGGAGAACCCTACAAAATGTCTAAACGTGCTGGTAATGTCATTTTAATGTCTGATATTACAAAAGAGATTGGTTCAGATGCTTTAAGATTTGTATTTTTAACTAAAAAAAGTGATACGCATTTAGAGTTTGACTTAGATAGATTAACTAATCAAGATAGCTCAAACCCAATTTTTTATATTAATTATGCTCATGCAAGAATTAATCAAGTATTTAAAAAAGCAGAATTAACTTTTGATGATATTAAAGATGAAAGTTTTGAAAACTTAAATCAAGATGGTTTAAATTTAATTTATGAATCTCTATTATTAGGTTCAGTTCTAAATGAAGCCTTTGCAAAAAGAGAAATGCAAAAAGTTACTGAATATTTAACTTCACTAGCAGCATCTGTTCACAAGTTCTATAATGACCATAAGGTTGTAGGAAGTGCTGAACAGAATATGTATCTAAAAGCATTAAGTATGTCAGCTTTAAGTATTAGAGTTGGTTTAGATTTATTAGGAATAAAAGCTAAGGATAAAATGTAA
- the rsfS gene encoding ribosome silencing factor, with amino-acid sequence MNRLETIKALLDEKKAENIDVIDLTSKDYIVDYVVIATTLNSKHAFALLNYLKEELKPMGEEFLRVNEDDNWTVIDLGDMFIHLMSEEYRAKYTMEDFLSKLDNKEEY; translated from the coding sequence TTGAATAGACTAGAAACTATTAAAGCGCTTTTAGATGAAAAAAAAGCAGAAAATATTGATGTTATCGATTTAACATCAAAAGATTACATTGTTGATTATGTTGTTATTGCAACTACATTAAACTCAAAACATGCATTTGCATTGTTAAATTACTTAAAAGAAGAATTAAAGCCAATGGGTGAAGAATTCTTAAGAGTAAATGAAGATGATAACTGGACAGTTATCGATTTAGGTGATATGTTTATTCACTTAATGAGTGAAGAATATAGAGCTAAATATACTATGGAAGATTTCCTAAGTAAATTAGACAATAAAGAAGAATACTAA
- the nadD gene encoding nicotinate (nicotinamide) nucleotide adenylyltransferase, whose amino-acid sequence MRLAVFGGSFDPVHIAHEAIVNEALKELNIDKLIVVPTYLNPFKNSFNYEPNIREQLLRKVFSKTSKVEICDYEVKQKRAVYSIETIKYLKNLYKPSKIYLIIGADNVKDLNKWQGIEELKSLVDFVVASRSGFIDNNFTKFKNLKVDIDISSTKLRDKIDLNFIPIQIKEDIINLQRNKKG is encoded by the coding sequence GTGCGACTTGCAGTATTTGGTGGTAGTTTTGACCCCGTACATATAGCTCATGAAGCGATTGTAAATGAGGCATTAAAAGAACTTAATATTGATAAATTAATTGTAGTTCCTACATATTTAAACCCTTTTAAAAATAGCTTTAATTACGAACCAAATATTAGAGAACAACTTTTAAGAAAAGTTTTTTCTAAGACTTCTAAAGTAGAAATTTGTGATTATGAAGTAAAACAAAAAAGAGCTGTTTACTCAATTGAAACTATCAAATATTTAAAAAACTTATATAAACCATCAAAGATTTATTTAATTATTGGTGCTGATAATGTAAAAGATTTAAATAAATGGCAGGGAATTGAAGAACTCAAATCTTTAGTTGATTTTGTTGTTGCTTCAAGAAGTGGTTTTATTGATAATAATTTTACAAAGTTTAAAAACTTAAAAGTTGATATTGATATTAGTTCTACTAAGCTTAGAGATAAAATTGATTTAAACTTTATACCTATACAAATAAAAGAAGATATAATAAATCTTCAAAGAAATAAAAAAGGTTAA
- the gap gene encoding type I glyceraldehyde-3-phosphate dehydrogenase — protein MAVKVAINGLGRIGRCVAKIVASRNDVELVAVNASGSEDMIQYNLRYDTVHGNNQDIKVEDGFITIGNDKAKLLAERDPAKLDFASYGADVVLECTGAFLTQEACQAYVDNGVKKVVMSAPAKDDTPTFVMGANEEKYEGQSIVSNASCTTNGLAPVAKVLDDTYGIEKGLMTTIHSYTSSQPILDAKDKKDPRKGRAGATNLIPASTGAAKAIGKVMPHLNGKLNGQAIRVPTPNVSMVDLTVTLKKDTTLEEVQAAFTNASTGNLKGILGIDTEGRVSSDFNGETLSTVVPLDTIQVIENNMVKVLSWYDNEWGYSTRLVDMGVHVATN, from the coding sequence ATGGCTGTTAAAGTTGCAATTAATGGATTAGGAAGAATTGGAAGATGTGTAGCAAAGATAGTTGCTTCAAGAAATGATGTTGAATTAGTAGCAGTAAATGCTAGTGGTAGTGAAGATATGATTCAATATAACCTAAGATATGACACAGTTCATGGAAATAACCAAGATATAAAAGTTGAAGATGGTTTTATTACTATTGGAAATGATAAAGCTAAATTATTGGCAGAGCGTGATCCTGCTAAATTAGATTTTGCTTCTTATGGTGCAGACGTTGTTCTAGAATGTACTGGTGCTTTTTTAACTCAAGAAGCATGTCAAGCATATGTTGATAATGGTGTTAAAAAAGTTGTAATGAGCGCACCTGCAAAAGATGATACTCCAACGTTTGTAATGGGTGCAAATGAAGAGAAATATGAAGGTCAATCAATTGTTTCAAATGCTTCTTGTACTACAAATGGTTTAGCTCCAGTTGCTAAGGTTCTTGATGATACTTACGGAATTGAAAAAGGTTTAATGACTACAATTCATTCATACACTTCATCTCAACCAATTTTAGATGCAAAAGATAAAAAAGATCCAAGAAAAGGAAGAGCAGGAGCTACTAACTTAATTCCAGCATCAACAGGTGCAGCAAAAGCAATTGGAAAAGTTATGCCACATTTAAATGGAAAACTTAACGGTCAAGCAATTAGAGTTCCAACTCCAAATGTATCAATGGTTGATTTAACAGTTACACTTAAAAAAGATACAACACTTGAAGAAGTACAAGCTGCATTTACAAATGCATCAACTGGAAACTTAAAAGGAATTTTAGGAATAGATACAGAAGGAAGAGTAAGTTCTGATTTCAATGGTGAAACTTTATCAACTGTAGTTCCACTTGATACAATTCAAGTAATTGAAAATAATATGGTAAAAGTTCTTTCATGGTATGACAATGAGTGGGGTTACTCTACAAGACTTGTAGACATGGGTGTACACGTAGCAACAAACTAA
- a CDS encoding phosphoglycerate kinase, producing MKLQELKNIDISGKRVFIRCDFNVPMDEYNNITDDRRIRSALNTIRYCIDNDCSIILASHFGRPKEKFDPEFSLKPVAKRLHTLLKQDIKMAEHIVRQETLDLAKALKPGEILLLENLRYNDGEKENDPVFAEKLASMADVFINDAFGVSHRAHASVEGIAKHFDIEHKAAGFLLAKEIKFFHHIVHEPKRPFVSIVGGSKVSGKLEALYNLVPKVDKILIGGGMAFTFLKALGHEVGNSLVEEDLIPEALRIMEEAKKLGVKLYLPVDVVAAEAFDSEAIAKHVTVQEIPKNWMGLDIGPATAQLFSLALRDANTILWNGPMGVYEMDKFAKGSTKVSHAVASSFATTVVGGGDTADLVRVTGDEDEMTFISTGGGASLELIEGKILPGVKALLIEE from the coding sequence ATGAAATTACAAGAACTTAAAAATATTGATATCTCCGGTAAAAGAGTATTTATTAGATGTGACTTTAATGTACCAATGGATGAGTACAATAACATCACTGATGACAGAAGAATTAGATCAGCTTTAAATACAATCAGATATTGTATTGATAACGATTGTTCAATTATCTTAGCATCACATTTTGGTAGACCAAAAGAAAAATTTGACCCTGAATTTTCATTAAAACCTGTTGCAAAAAGATTACATACACTTTTAAAACAAGATATTAAAATGGCTGAGCACATAGTAAGACAAGAAACTTTAGATCTTGCAAAAGCTCTTAAACCAGGTGAAATATTATTATTAGAAAACCTTAGATATAACGATGGTGAAAAAGAAAATGACCCTGTTTTTGCCGAAAAATTAGCTTCAATGGCTGATGTATTTATTAATGATGCTTTTGGTGTATCTCATAGAGCACATGCTTCTGTTGAAGGTATTGCTAAGCATTTCGATATTGAACATAAAGCAGCAGGTTTCTTACTTGCAAAAGAGATTAAATTTTTCCATCACATTGTACATGAACCTAAGCGTCCTTTTGTTTCTATTGTTGGTGGTTCAAAAGTATCTGGAAAACTTGAAGCATTATATAATTTAGTTCCAAAAGTTGATAAGATCTTAATTGGTGGAGGAATGGCCTTTACATTCTTAAAAGCACTTGGACATGAAGTTGGTAATTCATTAGTTGAAGAAGATTTAATTCCTGAAGCACTTAGAATTATGGAAGAAGCAAAAAAATTAGGTGTTAAACTTTATTTACCTGTAGATGTAGTTGCAGCTGAAGCTTTTGATTCAGAAGCAATTGCAAAACATGTAACAGTTCAAGAAATACCAAAAAATTGGATGGGACTTGATATTGGACCAGCAACTGCTCAGTTATTCTCTCTTGCCTTAAGAGATGCAAATACTATTTTATGGAATGGACCAATGGGTGTTTATGAAATGGACAAATTTGCAAAAGGTAGTACAAAAGTATCACATGCAGTTGCGTCTTCTTTTGCTACAACTGTTGTTGGTGGTGGTGATACAGCTGACTTAGTTAGAGTAACAGGTGATGAAGATGAAATGACATTTATTTCAACTGGTGGTGGAGCTTCTTTAGAATTAATTGAAGGAAAAATTCTTCCAGGTGTTAAAGCACTTCTAATAGAGGAATAA
- a CDS encoding triose-phosphate isomerase, whose translation MAIIASNFKTNHTRKSTADFINNVNDFLNTNSISEDVYVFPTATSLDTFATVSNLTLGAQNAYATANGSFTGEIGTEQLDEFGIKTILIGHSERRHVLNESQEEIAKKFSFYSELGYKVIYCIGEPLEVKEQGLEQTLEYIYEQFVGIDTNYENLILAYEPVWAIGTGVTATNEDIKSVHSAIKARIAKPLLYGGSVKVANVREICSLDGVDGALIGTASWKVEDFKQIIENTKDL comes from the coding sequence ATGGCAATTATTGCTTCGAATTTTAAAACAAACCATACAAGAAAATCAACAGCTGATTTTATAAATAATGTAAATGATTTTTTAAATACAAATAGTATTAGTGAAGATGTATATGTTTTCCCAACAGCAACTTCTCTTGATACATTTGCTACTGTTTCAAATTTAACACTAGGAGCTCAAAATGCTTATGCAACAGCAAATGGCTCATTTACAGGTGAAATAGGAACAGAACAATTAGATGAATTTGGAATTAAAACAATTCTAATAGGTCACAGTGAAAGAAGACATGTTCTTAATGAATCTCAAGAAGAAATTGCAAAAAAATTCAGCTTTTACAGCGAGCTTGGATACAAAGTAATTTATTGTATTGGTGAACCTTTAGAGGTAAAAGAACAAGGTTTAGAGCAAACTTTAGAGTATATTTATGAGCAATTTGTAGGAATTGATACAAATTATGAAAATTTAATCTTAGCTTATGAACCTGTTTGGGCAATAGGAACTGGGGTTACTGCTACAAATGAAGATATAAAATCTGTTCATTCTGCAATTAAAGCAAGAATTGCAAAACCACTTTTATATGGTGGAAGTGTTAAAGTAGCAAATGTTCGTGAAATCTGTTCTTTAGATGGTGTTGATGGAGCATTAATTGGAACTGCTTCTTGGAAAGTTGAAGATTTTAAACAAATTATTGAAAATACAAAGGATTTATAG
- the fabI gene encoding enoyl-ACP reductase FabI: MFMKGKKGVILGVANNKSIAYGIAKACADQGAEIAFTYLNDSLKKRVEPIAAEFGSENLVYPCDVSNPDEIKALKESLEKDMGQIDFIVHSIAFAPKDGLTGRFYDIPKASFDIAMDVSVYSLIEVVRELKPIMSDNCSVLTLSYYGGVKYIPNYNLMGVAKAALEMTTKYLAEDLGKDGIRVNAISAGPIKTLAAAGIGEFRFMLKWNEAHSPLKKNVTTTEVGNSGMYLLSDLSSAVTGEIHYVDCGFNIMGMPATSFDENGKQQIAWNGEN, encoded by the coding sequence ATGTTTATGAAGGGTAAAAAAGGGGTAATTCTAGGAGTTGCTAATAACAAATCAATTGCTTACGGAATTGCAAAAGCTTGTGCAGATCAAGGTGCCGAAATTGCTTTTACTTATTTAAATGATTCTTTAAAGAAAAGAGTTGAACCAATCGCAGCAGAATTTGGAAGTGAAAATTTAGTATATCCTTGTGATGTATCAAATCCTGATGAAATTAAAGCTTTAAAAGAATCTTTAGAAAAAGATATGGGTCAAATTGATTTTATTGTTCATTCAATTGCTTTTGCTCCAAAAGATGGTTTAACTGGAAGATTTTATGATATTCCAAAAGCGTCTTTTGATATTGCTATGGATGTTTCTGTATATTCATTAATTGAAGTAGTTCGAGAACTTAAACCAATTATGAGTGATAATTGTTCTGTGTTAACTCTGTCTTATTATGGTGGAGTTAAATATATTCCAAACTATAATTTAATGGGAGTTGCAAAAGCAGCTTTAGAAATGACTACAAAATACTTAGCTGAAGATTTAGGAAAAGATGGAATTAGAGTAAATGCTATTTCAGCAGGTCCAATTAAAACTCTAGCAGCAGCTGGAATTGGTGAGTTTAGATTTATGCTTAAATGGAATGAAGCTCACTCACCACTTAAAAAGAATGTAACAACAACTGAAGTTGGAAACTCTGGTATGTACTTACTTTCTGATTTAAGCTCAGCAGTAACGGGTGAAATTCATTATGTTGATTGTGGATTTAATATTATGGGAATGCCTGCAACTTCATTTGATGAAAATGGAAAACAACAAATTGCATGGAATGGTGAAAATTAA
- the lysA gene encoding diaminopimelate decarboxylase, whose translation MNIDFKELANKYQTPYYVYDFDHITTQYESLKGAFKARKSLIAYAVKANSNLSVIKHLAQLGAGADCVSIGEVKRALKVGIVPYKIIFSGVGKIDSEIKEALELDILMINVESAAELNRVETIAKELDKKARISIRVNPNIDPQTHPYISTGLHENKFGVDIDTAKRMYIQCKNSDNLDPVGIHCHIGSQLTELTPIKESVKIVADLVRNLSALNIDLSFIDIGGGLGIVYDDEVLIDVNDYAQSVLETMFGLDITIVCEPGRSLVGNSGAFVSKVLYEKVNGSKRFIIVDGAMNDLIRPALYNASHKVEVLNDNKEFTDCNLVGPICESGDFFAKNIELPQTEHNDLVVLYSAGAYCFTMASNYNTRGKVAEIAIEDGKDRLIRKRETFEDIIALEEEFIK comes from the coding sequence ATGAATATAGATTTTAAAGAATTAGCAAATAAATACCAAACACCATATTATGTATATGATTTTGATCATATAACAACTCAGTATGAATCTTTAAAAGGTGCTTTTAAAGCAAGAAAATCACTAATAGCATACGCAGTTAAAGCAAACTCGAATCTTTCAGTTATTAAACATTTAGCACAACTTGGAGCTGGAGCAGATTGTGTATCAATTGGTGAAGTTAAACGTGCATTAAAAGTAGGTATTGTTCCTTATAAAATTATTTTCTCAGGTGTTGGAAAAATTGATTCTGAAATTAAAGAAGCTTTAGAATTAGATATTTTAATGATAAATGTTGAAAGTGCAGCTGAATTAAACAGAGTTGAAACAATTGCTAAAGAGCTTGACAAGAAAGCTAGAATTTCAATTAGAGTAAATCCAAATATTGACCCACAAACACATCCATATATTTCAACAGGATTACATGAAAACAAATTTGGTGTTGATATTGATACTGCAAAAAGAATGTATATTCAATGTAAAAACTCTGATAACTTAGACCCTGTTGGAATTCACTGTCATATTGGTTCTCAGTTAACTGAGCTTACACCAATTAAAGAATCTGTTAAAATAGTTGCAGATTTAGTAAGAAATTTAAGTGCTTTAAATATTGATTTATCATTTATTGATATTGGTGGTGGTTTAGGTATTGTTTATGATGATGAAGTTTTAATTGATGTAAATGATTATGCTCAAAGTGTATTAGAAACTATGTTTGGCTTAGATATTACAATTGTATGTGAACCAGGTAGGTCATTAGTTGGAAACTCAGGTGCTTTTGTAAGTAAAGTATTATATGAAAAAGTAAATGGTTCTAAAAGATTTATTATTGTTGATGGGGCTATGAATGATTTAATTAGACCAGCACTTTATAACGCAAGCCATAAAGTTGAAGTGTTAAATGACAATAAAGAGTTCACAGATTGTAACTTAGTTGGTCCAATTTGTGAAAGTGGAGATTTCTTCGCTAAAAATATTGAATTACCACAAACAGAACATAATGATTTAGTTGTTTTATATTCTGCTGGTGCATATTGTTTTACAATGGCTAGTAATTATAATACTAGAGGAAAAGTTGCAGAAATTGCAATTGAAGATGGAAAAGATAGATTAATTAGAAAAAGAGAAACTTTTGAAGATATTATTGCTTTAGAAGAAGAGTTTATAAAATAA
- the pheA gene encoding chorismate mutase, which yields MNEVGLDALRDKLDNIDNELLKLINERMEIVHQVGVVKAHSGGAIYRPEREKAIIDRLESLNNGKLNRAAIEALFLEIFAISRNLELPENVAYLGPEGSFTHQAAEARFGAMSSYVSISSIKGIFREVDTKKARFGVVPIENSSNGIVTDTINCLNTYNLKIIAEVVLDIHHTLASTCDKIEDIKRIYSKDIAFEQCRKFLSNFGLDEVEHIPIESTTKAAKIAVNEPGSAAICPHVGAKLHNLPILFENIEDKDNNKTRFFIISDFENGQSGNDKTSILVTLSDKQGALVEFLTDFNKVNINLTKIKSHIVEGNSIFFIDFDGHKDDENVKKVLSKYDGNVKILGSYVKEINDI from the coding sequence ATGAATGAAGTAGGACTAGACGCTTTAAGAGATAAACTTGATAATATTGATAATGAATTATTAAAATTAATCAATGAAAGAATGGAAATTGTTCACCAAGTAGGAGTAGTAAAAGCTCATAGTGGTGGTGCAATTTACAGACCTGAGCGAGAAAAAGCTATTATTGATAGATTAGAAAGTCTTAATAATGGTAAACTAAATAGAGCAGCAATTGAAGCACTATTTTTAGAAATATTTGCAATTTCAAGAAATCTGGAATTACCTGAAAATGTAGCTTATTTAGGACCAGAGGGAAGTTTTACTCATCAAGCAGCTGAAGCTAGATTTGGAGCTATGAGTTCATATGTTTCTATTTCATCAATCAAGGGAATTTTTAGAGAAGTTGATACTAAAAAAGCAAGATTTGGTGTAGTTCCTATTGAAAACTCTTCAAATGGAATAGTAACAGATACAATTAATTGTTTAAATACATATAATCTTAAAATTATTGCAGAAGTTGTACTTGATATTCACCATACTTTAGCATCAACTTGTGATAAAATTGAAGATATAAAAAGAATATATTCAAAAGATATTGCTTTTGAACAATGTAGAAAATTTCTTTCAAATTTTGGACTTGATGAAGTTGAGCATATACCAATTGAATCAACAACTAAAGCTGCAAAAATTGCAGTAAATGAACCAGGTAGTGCTGCTATTTGTCCACATGTTGGTGCAAAACTACATAACCTTCCAATTTTATTTGAAAATATTGAAGATAAAGACAATAATAAAACTAGATTTTTTATAATTAGCGATTTTGAAAATGGACAAAGTGGAAATGATAAAACATCTATCTTGGTTACACTTTCTGATAAACAAGGTGCATTAGTTGAATTTTTAACTGATTTTAATAAAGTAAATATTAATCTAACTAAAATCAAATCACATATTGTAGAAGGAAATTCAATTTTCTTTATTGATTTTGATGGTCATAAAGATGACGAAAATGTAAAAAAAGTATTATCAAAATATGATGGGAATGTTAAGATTTTAGGATCTTATGTAAAAGAAATAAACGATATTTAA
- the hisC gene encoding histidinol-phosphate transaminase: MNFNKVLDNVSIYEAGKPIELVVREYGINPKDIIKLASNENPYGTSPKVTKKIQEIAGNMFVYPDDSMYELKDALSNKFEVKPSNVIVGSGSDQILEFCVHAKCDKDSKVLMSKTTFAMYEIYAKQTGSSVIKTVDDEHNLEQFSAMYKEHGADIIFLCLPNNPLGECLDKDDVYTFLETIDKDTLVVVDGAYQEYASFKDEKKRINPKDLINTFPNCIYLGTFSKAYALGGMRVGYGIAQEDIIKTLYKLRAPFNITTLTLAAAIEALKDEEFVDKCIALNFEEMNRYEEYAEQKGFDYIDSYTNFITLKFGDLFSSKEVAQNLLELGVIVRDLTGYGVNAIRITIGSKEQNTKVFEILDEVLEKLK, encoded by the coding sequence ATGAATTTTAATAAAGTATTAGACAATGTTTCAATTTATGAAGCTGGGAAACCAATTGAATTAGTTGTACGTGAATATGGAATAAACCCTAAAGATATTATTAAACTAGCATCAAATGAAAACCCTTATGGAACATCTCCAAAGGTTACAAAAAAGATACAAGAAATTGCAGGAAATATGTTTGTATATCCTGATGATTCTATGTATGAATTAAAAGATGCTCTTAGCAACAAATTTGAAGTAAAACCTTCAAATGTAATTGTTGGATCAGGAAGTGACCAAATTTTAGAGTTTTGTGTTCATGCAAAATGTGATAAAGACTCAAAAGTTTTAATGAGTAAAACTACATTTGCAATGTATGAGATTTATGCAAAGCAAACAGGCTCAAGTGTTATTAAAACAGTAGACGATGAACATAATTTAGAACAATTTTCTGCTATGTATAAAGAGCATGGGGCTGATATTATTTTCCTTTGTTTACCTAATAATCCATTAGGTGAATGTTTAGATAAGGATGATGTTTATACATTTTTAGAAACAATAGATAAAGATACATTAGTAGTAGTTGATGGTGCTTATCAAGAGTATGCATCTTTTAAAGATGAAAAGAAAAGAATTAATCCAAAAGATTTAATTAATACTTTTCCTAATTGTATTTATTTAGGAACATTTTCAAAAGCATATGCACTTGGTGGAATGAGGGTAGGTTATGGAATTGCTCAAGAAGATATTATAAAAACTTTATACAAACTTCGAGCACCTTTTAATATTACTACTTTAACACTAGCAGCTGCTATTGAAGCTCTTAAAGATGAAGAGTTTGTAGATAAATGTATTGCTTTAAATTTTGAAGAGATGAATAGATATGAAGAATATGCAGAACAAAAAGGTTTTGATTACATTGATTCATATACTAACTTTATAACGCTAAAATTTGGAGATTTATTCTCATCTAAAGAAGTTGCACAAAACCTACTAGAACTTGGAGTAATTGTTCGAGATTTAACAGGTTATGGTGTAAATGCAATTAGGATTACTATAGGTTCAAAAGAACAAAATACAAAAGTATTTGAAATCTTAGATGAAGTACTAGAAAAATTAAAATAG